GTCGCGCGCCGTACACCTCGCGCTCGTCGTCCCACAGCGCGTCGAGCCCCTCGAAGACGGCTCTCGCCTGCTCGGCGGCGTGCCCGGCGAGCGACGAGTCGACGGGGGCGCGCGAGACGGCGACGTACGCCTGCAGGAACGTCGCGGCGGTGTGCGTGAACCGGCCCACCATGTTCTCCCACGCGTTCTGACACGTCTCCGGGAGCCCGTCGTCTTCGAGGCTGTCGTCGAGCGACTCGACGCCCAGTTCGATGGCGTCGCGGACCCGCCCGGCGAGTTCCTCGTCGAGTTCGTCCCGGCGGCCGTCGAGGAGCGTCGAGAGGAACGTCACGACGCTGGCCGTCTGGTCGGCCTGGTATTCGGGCTTCTTGGACCCCTCGACGCGGGCGTTCGCCCACCCCGGCGCCAGCGACCCGTCGACGGCCCACGCGCGGTGGGGCCAGGAGCCGTCGTCCAACTGCGTCTCGCAGAAGAACTCCGCGTTCGTCGTCAGTCGGTCGGTGAGTTCCAGGTCGAAGGAGTCGTCGGCGCCGAGGAGGTACCGCGACACCTCCGCCTCGTCGCGGAACCACGTGTAGCCGTAACCGCCCGAGTGGGTGTAGAAGGGGTCGAACTCCGGCCCGGCGATGTGCGCGCCCGTGGGCGCGGTCAGGAGCGACAGCGCCCGCAGGTCGGCGCGGACGAGGTTCTGTCGGGGCACGTGTTCGGGGACGTACACCTCCGCGCGTTCGCGTGCCGCCGCCCGCAGGTCGTCCGCGGTTGCGTGCGCCAGCGCGCAGTGGTTCAGGTCCGAGAGCGCCTCCTCGCGGCTGAGCGAGCGGTGGTCGGACAGTTGGGTGACGAGCGTCGCTCGGACCGCCCGGCCCTCCGGTTCGAGGGGGGCGGAGACGACGATGTCGCCGCTCAGGTGGGTGTCCTCGTACCGCTCTAAGACGGCCTCGCGGGGGAACTCGAAGGTGTCCTCGGAGAGTATCTCGTCGAACCGCTCGGGCACCTGCCCGCGGACGTCGTCGAGGCCGGTGGAGGCCGTCACGTAGTCGTGCTCGTTGCGGTGGAACACCTCGACGGCCTGCGTCCCTTCGGGGCCGCCCTCCTCGTGGACGAGGCGGCCGACGCGCGTCTCGCGCCCTTCGGGCGCCAGCGTCAGGAACGCCGTCAGGTGCGCGTCGGTCGGGATAGCGCCTCGAAGTTCCACGTGCGTGACGTGCGCTCGGCCGAGCGTGAGGTCGTACTGGTGGACTGTGTACTCGCCGGCGTCGTACTCCGTCTCCACGAGGCTCGTCTCGCGGTAGTAGTGCTGTCGAACCGTGTCGAGGCTGTCGAACCAGCGGATCTCGCCGTTCGCCTCGATGGCGAACCGCGACCGGTCGATTCCGTACAGTCCCGAGAGCGCAGAGGAGTAGTCGCGCAGTTCGCCGTCGGTCCCGACGTGCACTAATCGGTCGCCGTGGCCGGAGAACGCCCCGTCGGCGGTCGGACGCTCCTCCGGAAAACGCCCGCCGTGGTCGCGCTTGTATTCGTTCAGCGCGGTCCGTAGTCTCATATACGCAGGAGGTGTGCGCTCGGAGCATAAGTATTGGCCGTCTTCGTCCGCGTTCGGACGTGCCTACGTCGGAGTGTCGCCGAACGAAACGAACTCGCGAGTCCGCGGGCGTCGCGCGCCCGTCACAACACGTCACGCCGCCCGAAGGAGGGGTAAAGGCAAAGTCCCGAGGGGTGTTTGCTCTCTCCATGCACCATCCCGGCCCACCGCGATTCATGGCCGTCGGCGAGACGGTACAGCTCGCACCGAGAGACCCCAACCCCGACGAGACGTACCGCTGGCACCTGAAGAGCGCGCCCGTCGCGAGCCAACTCGAACTGCCCGACGACGAGGACGTCGTCTCCTTCTCGCCCGACACGGCGGGGACGTACGTGCTCGAACTCGACGCCCCCGACGGGACGCACACGCTCACGGTCCGCGTCTTCTCCGGCGAACTCGCCCCCGTCGGCGTCGGCGGCGGCGCCAGCGGAATGAGCGGGATGAGCGGAATGAGCGGGTCGGCGCGCCCGGCCGGGCAGAGCGGCGGCGCCTCCGGGTCCGGGTCGGGCGCGGGGTCCGGCGGCGGCAAGGGCGGCGGTCGACCCCGCGTCCAACTGCAGGGCAGCGTCGAGGACGACGCGTTCGTCGTCCGCGCCGACCCGCATCCCCACCCCGACAGCGACACCGACCGCGACGACATCGTCGTCGAGTTCCTCGTCGACGACCGCGACGGCGTCTCCTCGTCGGCCGTCTCGATAGACGGCTGGGAGCTTCGGATTCCCCTCTCGGCCGTCGGGAACCGCGTCCGCGTCCACGGCGTCGCCCTCGCGGACGCCTACAGCGTGCCCGACACCGTGGAGTTCTCGCGCGAGCAGATGACCGACGGCGGCGAGGAAGCCGCGGATTTTCGAGCCTCGTCAGAGCTCCGCTCTGACGGCGACGAGCGAGTCGAAGAGTCGCGAACTACGTCGGCGCTTCGTTCCGACGGCGGTGAGCGAGTCGAAGAGTCGCGAACCTCGTCGAAGCTCTGCTTCGACGGCGGCGAGGCGGAGGCGGTGCAGACCCGCGGGGACGCCGTCGCCGGCGTCGTCGACCGCCCGAACGACCCGCCGGAGTGGTCCAAGGACGTGACGCTGTACGAGATTTACGTCCGCGGGTTCACCGACGACGACGAGCACGACTCGGTGTTCGAGGCGTTCGAGGAGCGACTCGACTACCTCGAAGAACTCGGCGTCGACTGCCTGTGGCTCACGCCCGTCCTGCAGAACGACCACGCGCCGCACGGCTACAACATCGTCGACTTCTACGACATCGCGGAGGACCTCGGCACCCGCGAGGACTACGAGGCGTTCGTCGACGCCGCCCACGACCACGGGATGAAGGTGCTGTTCGACCTCGTGTTGAACCACTCCGCCCGCGACCACCCGTTCTTCGAGGACGCGTACAAGAACCCCGACTCGGAGTACTACGACTGGTACGAGTGGCAGGACAGCGGCGAACCGGGCACCTACTTCGACTGGGAGTACATCGCGAACTTCGACTACACCAACCTCGAAGTCCGCCGGTACCTCCTCGACGCCGTCGACATCTGGGCGGAGATAGCCGACGGCTTCCGCTGCGACATGGCGTGGGCCGTCCCGAACACGTTCTGGCAGGAACTGCACGACCGGGTGAAGGAGAAAGACCCCGAGTTCCTCCTCCTGGACGAGACCATCCCGTACATCGCGGACTTCCACAACGGGATGTTCGACATGCACTTCGACACGACGCTGTACTTCACGATGCGGCAGGTGGGCGACGGCAACATGCCCGCCGAGGGGATTCTCGACGCCGTCGACCAGCGAGCGGAGGTCGGTTTCCCGCCGCACGCGTCGTTCATGCTGTACATCGAGAACCACGACGAGACGCGCTACATCGTCGAGTGCGGCGACGACGCCGCGATGGCCGCCGCGGGCGCCCTGTTCACGCTTCCCGGCGTCCCGATGCTGTACGGCGGGCAGGAACTCGGCCAACGGGGCCGCCGCGACGCCATCGCGTGGGACCACGCCCGCGAGGAGATACAGGAGCACTACAAGCGTCTCATCGAGGTGCGAAACGAGACGCCCGCGCTCGGGTACGACGGCGCCTACCGGCGCATCGACTACGAGTCCGACACCGACCGCGCCGTCGCGTTCCTCCGCGAACTCGACGGCGAGGCGTACGTCTGCGTCCTCAACTTCGGGTCCGACCCCGCGACGGTGACGCTGGACGACCGCGAGGTGGAGTCGGTCGACCTGGTCACCGGCGAGGACGCCGCCACCGCCGAAGGTCTCGAAGTCGACCACGTCGCCGTCTTCCCGGTGAACTGAGGGGATGACGACCGACGCCGGCGTCCGACTGCTCGACGAACCGACCGACGAACTCCTCGCGTGGCACCGCGAGACGGCCGCCGCACACGACGACCCCTTCGAGGCGGCCAAGCGACTCACCGAACGCCTCGGCGCGCACGTCGTCCGCGACGGTTCCGACGCGACAGTCGCCGACGACGGGACGGGCACCCACGACGGGACGGACGAGACCCGCACCGAAGTCGGCTTCTGGACGCCCGAACTCCTCGAAGACGGGGTGCCGGCGGAGGACGTGTTCCTCGAAGTGCTCACGCCCGACGCCGACGTCGACCCCGGCGAGACCGACGTTCGGGAGGTCCGCTTCCGCCGCGACCGCGTCCCCCTCCGCCGCGAGGGCGAGTACCACTGGGGCGTCGTTGCCGGGATGCGCGCCGGGACGCGGGAGCGACTCGGGTCGCTGTACCGCCTCGTCTACCGCGAGAACGGAAGCAGAAACGACGGCCGCGACGACGGGGGCGGATGGGAAACCGTCGCCGACTCCCTCGCGTACTCCGTCCCGTTCGGCGCGTTCGCGCCGGCCGAGTTGTACGACGTCGAGCGACTGGACGAGACGCGCGCCGACCGCGACTACTTCGCCTCGCTCGGCACCGACGAGGAACGCGTCTCCACCACCGACCACGACGGCCTCCCCCGAATCGACCCCGCGGCGAGCGTGCTGGAGATTCACCCCGGTACCGCGACCGAATCCGGATCGCTCGCCGGTCTCGCGGACGTGTACGAGGATATCGGCGAGAAACTCCGGGCGGACGAACCGCTCGCCCCGTGGGAGCGCAACTTCGCCGGTTACGACGGCATCCAACTGATGCCCGTCGAACCGCTCACCGAGAACCCCGAGACGCACGAGTTCTGGTCGGTCGCAGACGAGACCGAGGACGAACTCCTCGTCGCCGTCGGTCGGCCGGACGCGCTCAACTGGGGGTACGACATCGTCGTCAGCGCGTTCTCCGCGCCGAACCCCGCCATCCTCGAATCCGGCCGACCCGACGAACTCGTCGACTTCATCGCCGCCTGCCACGCCCTGCCGCGGCCGATTCGCGTCGTCTTCGACGTGGCCCTCGGCCACGCCGACGACCGCGGGGCGGAACTGTTGGACGACCGCTACGTCCTCGGGCCGGGGATGTACGGCAAGCACCTCGACTACACGGAACCCACGGCGAGAGCGGTCATCCTGGAGATGCAGCGCCGGAAGATGGACTTCGGCGCCGACGGCATCCGCGTCGACGGCGCGCAGGACTTCACCTCCCACGACCCCGAGACGGGGGAGATGTACCACGACGACGCGTTCCTCGCGGAGATGGACGCCGTGACCCAGGAGGTGGCCGGCACCGAGTACCGCCCGTGGATGATATTCGAGGACGGCCGGCCGTGGCCGCGGGAGGACTGGGAACTCGCCTCCTCCTACCGGGCGCTCATCGAGCAACATCCCCACTCGTTCCAGTGGTCGCCGGTGACGTTCGCGCACAACACGCCCGCGCTTCTCACCTTCTGGGCGACGAAGTGGTGGCGCGTCCGCGAGGTGGCCGAGTTCGGCGGCCACTGGCTGACCGGCGTCGCCAACCACGACACCGTCCGGCGGGGAACGCAGATAGACCCGACGGTGGCGTTCAACCAGTCGCCGGTGAACCCCTATCTAGGCGACGACTACCCCGAGACGCTGGACGCCGCCTACGACAACCCCGCGGCGGCGACGCTGTTTCACTGCTTCCTCCCGGGCGTACCGATGGACTTCGTCCACGCCAACATGCGGGCGCCGTGGGGGTTCGTCCGCGACACCGACCCCGAGTGGAACGTGAAGGTGGTCGCCGAGGAGGCGAACTTCCTCTACTGGCAGCTCGGGGACGAGAAGTTCGACGACCCGACGCAGTTCCGGCGCGTGAAGGACCTCGGCTTCGACTCCCTCGACTCGCTGCACTCGTTCATGGACGCTCTCGCCGCGTCCGTCGAGGCGACGGAGTACGACCTCGACGCGATGGCCGCGATGCTCTCCGCGTTGGACAACCCCCTCGGGGGCGGCGACGGCGAGAACGGGAACCTCTCCGCGACCGACCTCGACGCCTACGCGGACGCGTGGATGCGCGACGTGTACGAGTTCGCCAACCTCGCCCACTGGCGCGACGGACAGGACGACGACCGGACGGCGAATCGCCTCGCAGTTCGGGAGTTCCGCCACGACCGACCGTGGCTCCGAGAGGACCTGCGCGACGGCGATTACTTCACCTACCGCCACCCGACGGAGGGAACCGTCCTCTACTACGGGTTCCGCGAGTCGCCGGACCGCGACGAGCAACTCCTGTTCGCGGCGAACATGGAGGGGGTGCCCGTCGAGGTGTCGCCCGACTCCCTCGCCGCGGACGCCGCCGGAGACGCGAACGCCCCGCCGATTCCGACCGACGGCTGGGAACCCGCGCTGACCGCGCCGGACGTCGACGCCGGTACCGATGTCACGCTCGCCAACGCCGACGCAATCGTCTGGCGGCGGGAGCCGTAGCACCGGAGCGACTGGGTCGAGACGCCGCTTTTCGATGTGGCAGCACAACCCACGCGGGCGAGACTTCCGCGAGATATGTTCGACGTTCCGGTCGTCTTTCCGACCGTTCCGGTTCGTCTCACACCGAAGCAGCCGTCGGAGAACGGACGCGACCCGCAAACCCTGAATACCCGCAGTTCAAACGGGGGGACAGTGACAGAGACGTACGTCTGCCCGCACTGCGGCACGACCCAGGAGCGTTCGTATCGGGTCAGGCTCATCATCGTGACGTGCCCGGAGTGCGGCGAGAACGGTCGGCACGTCCACGCCTCCTACGTGGACCTGCTGGACGACGTGCCGGAGGAGGACAAACCCGACGAGTGGTCGCGGATGCCGCTCGACGAGCGACTACTGGACGCGGTGAAGCGCGGCCTCGTCGACCTCAGGTTCTCCTGAGTCTCTTCCTCGACTCGATGCCTCTCAACGGACCGACGTTCGGTCTGCCGGACCCCGTCACCGTCGGCGTCCGAGCGACGCTCCTCTTGGCCATCGCGGGGGCGACGGCGTGGATTACCGGGATTCCTGCGCTGTTTCCGAGCCTCGGCCCCTCCGCGTTCGTCCTCGCCGCTCGAGACCAAGGGCCGACCCCCCGAACGGTTCTCGGCGGCCACGCCGTCGGCGTCGTCTGCGGCCTCCTCGCCTACACCGCCGCCGCGGCGGTGTTCTCGGTGCCGTCGACGCCGCTGGATTTCCACCCGCCGTGGCTCGTCGTCAGCGGCGTCGTCGCCGTCGGCCTCACGAGCAGCGGGATGCTCGCCGTCGACGCCGTCCATCCCCCGGCGTGCGCCACGACGCTCATCGTCGCCCTCGGCCTCATGTCGACGCTGTCGGAGGCCGCGCTGGTCCTCCCGGCGGTGGCGTCGCTGCTCGTCGTCGACCGGTTCACGTCCCGGATTCACCTTCCCTTCTGACGGCTCACGCCTCCCGCCCGCTCAGCGCCGCCAGTAGGTACACGGCCTCGGCCTTCGACAGCGGGTCGTTCGCGTTGCCGCACTGCGGCGACTGCACGCAGGCCGGACAGCCGTCCTCGCAGTCGCAGTCGCGTATCAACTCGTGTGTCCTCCGAAGTAGCGTTTCGACCTCTCCGTACCCGCTCTCCGTCAGGCCGACGCCGCCCGGGTGGCCGTCGTAGACGAACACCGTCGCCCGGTCGGTGTGCGGGTGGTGCGGCGTCGACAGGCCGCCGATGTCGCCGCGGTCGCAGAGAAAGGACAGGGGAAACAGCGATATCATCCCGTGCTCGGCGGCGTGGATGCCGCCGCCGAAGCCGTACTCGCCGCCCGAGAGGTCGTACTGCCCGGCGCCGTCCTCGCGCGTCTGCTCGCCGATGGCGCGCATCTCGCGTTCGACGCCGTCGGGGACGGTGTAGTAGAGCGCCTTCGTACGGAGCGTCGTCTCCGGCAGGTCCAGCGACTCCCGACCGATGGCCTCGCCGCGTTTGGGGTCGCGGCGCTCGAATCCCGTTATCCGTTTGCGCATCGTCACCTCGGCGAAGCGCACCTCGGTGTCGGGCCGGGCGTCGAGCGGTTTCGATTTCACGTCCGCTTCGACGGTTATCTCCTTGTCGTGCAGGACGCGCGTGTAGTAGTCCGCCCACGTCGGTTGGAGCGTCGCCACGTCGCGGTCCAAATCGAGTTCCGACACCTCGTAGGACTGCCCCTGGTGGTGGTATATCGCGCCGGGGTGGGCGTCGCGGAGGGCGTCCCCGAACGACAGCGACGCGATGACCTCGTTCGAGCGGCCGTCGAGGAGGTCCACCTCGCGGCTCTCGATGGTCCGCAGGCTCATCTCGTGCTGGGGGCTGCCGCCCCCCGAGTGGGTCCAGCGGACCCCGTCGGCGGTGTCGCGGCGCTCCAGCGACCCGGCCGACTCCAACTCCGCCACCACGTCGGGCGTCGTCGGGCCGAAGTGCCGGTCGTCGTCGGGTTTCAGCCAGTTCTCCGCGGCGGCGCTCTTCAGGTGTGCGGGAAGCAACTCCTCGTTCTCGGGGTTGCAGACGGCGCGTTCGGGCTCTCCGTCCCAGAACTCCTCGGGGTGGCGCACGAGGTACTGGTCGAGTTGGTCCTCGCCGCCGACCAGAATCACCAGGGCGTCGTCGCTCCCTCTTCCCGCCCGCCCGGCCTGCTGGAACGCCGACATCCGCGTGCCGGGGTAGCCGTCGATGAGGACGGCGTCGAGGCCGCCGACGTCGACGCCGAGTTCCAGCGCGTTCGTCGACCAGACGCCCGTCACGCTCCCGTCGTGCAGGCCGGCCTCTATCTCCCGGCGCTTCTCGTGTTTCAGCGCGGCCTGGTACGCGGCGACGCCGGCGGCCGCCTCGGTCTGCCCGCGTTCTCTGAGTTCGCTCGCGCTCTCGGAGGCGTAGCGCTCGGCGGCCTGTCTCGCCCGCGTGAACGCGAGCGTCTGGTGGCCCCTCGATAAGAGGTCCGCAAAGAGGTTCTTCGTCTCGACGTGGCTGGAGCGCCGCCGGCCGCTCCCGCCGCGGTCACCCTCGTACTCCGGCGGGTTCCACAGCACCCAGTGGGTCGCGCCCGTTCCGCTGGTGTCCTCGTCGACGAGGCGGAAGGTGTCCTCGCCCTTCCCGGTGATTCGCGCGGCGTGCTCCACCGGGTTGCCGATGGTCGCCGAGCAGCAGACGTACTGCGGGTCGCTGCCGAACCGCTCGCAGACGCGGTTCAGCCGTCGGAGCGTCAGGGCGACGTGGCTGCCGAACACGCCGCGGTAGCCGTGTACCTCGTCTATCACGACCGTCTCCAGCGAGGAGAAGAACCACTCCCAGAGGCGGTGGGCGTGCGGCAGGAGGGCGTAGTGGAGCATGTCGGGGTTCGACAGGAGGACCGTGGGGCGGCGGTCGCGCACGTCCTGCTTTTCCGTCTTCGAGAGGCGGCCGGTGTACTGCTCGACGGAGACGCGACTGCCGAAGCCGAGGCCGTGTGCGAGGTCCGACAGCGTCTCCTCCTGGTCGGCGACGAGGGCGTTCTGCGGACCGAGATAGAGGGTCCGGCCGCCGTGGTCCATCGCCCGTTCGAACGCCGGCACGGTGTACGCGAGGCTCTTTCCGCTGGCCGTTTGCGTCGCGAGGACGACGTTCTCGCCGTCGCGGACGCCCTCGACGGCCTCGACTTGGTGTCGGTAGAGGCGGTCGATGCCGCGGTCCGCGAGCGCCGATTCGAGGCGGGGTTCCAGCGTCGTCTCCGCGAACTCGGGGTCGCGCGCCGGGACGCGCCGGTGGTCGCGTATCTGCCCGTCGTAGTACGGTCGGTCCCGAAGCCACGCGACGAGTTCGTTCACGCCGCCCCTCGGGACGCGACCGACCTGACGGTTTCGGGTGGGGGCGGTTCGGGGAGCGGCGCCGGTCGCTTCGCGTCCGGTTTCACTCTCGACCCGCCCGACCCCGGCACCGTTTTGCGGTCGCGGCCCCGATATCGGACGATGTCCGAGTACGAGTCGGTCCTCGTGTACGACGGCGAGTGTCCGTACTGCTCCGTCGCGGCGCGCGCCCTCCGGGAACTGGAGGACGTGGGAGCCATCTCCTGGTACGACGACGCCGCGCAGTCGTTTCTCGAACGGCAGTTCGGCGAGGCGCCGTTCGCCATGTTCCTCGTCGACCGGCGGGAGGGGCGCGTCTACGCCGGGCGGTCCGCGGCCGAAGAACTCGCGGAGCGCGCGGGGACGCCGGGTCTCGTGAGTTCGCTCGTCCGCGACAACTACGAGCGCATCGCGAAGGTCGTCGGTGCGGCCAGCGGACGCGGCCGCGACCCGGACGACTACCACGAGGCGTACGACCTGACCGACGACGCGGCCGCCCGC
This Halogeometricum sp. S3BR5-2 DNA region includes the following protein-coding sequences:
- a CDS encoding alpha-amylase family glycosyl hydrolase — translated: MAVGETVQLAPRDPNPDETYRWHLKSAPVASQLELPDDEDVVSFSPDTAGTYVLELDAPDGTHTLTVRVFSGELAPVGVGGGASGMSGMSGMSGSARPAGQSGGASGSGSGAGSGGGKGGGRPRVQLQGSVEDDAFVVRADPHPHPDSDTDRDDIVVEFLVDDRDGVSSSAVSIDGWELRIPLSAVGNRVRVHGVALADAYSVPDTVEFSREQMTDGGEEAADFRASSELRSDGDERVEESRTTSALRSDGGERVEESRTSSKLCFDGGEAEAVQTRGDAVAGVVDRPNDPPEWSKDVTLYEIYVRGFTDDDEHDSVFEAFEERLDYLEELGVDCLWLTPVLQNDHAPHGYNIVDFYDIAEDLGTREDYEAFVDAAHDHGMKVLFDLVLNHSARDHPFFEDAYKNPDSEYYDWYEWQDSGEPGTYFDWEYIANFDYTNLEVRRYLLDAVDIWAEIADGFRCDMAWAVPNTFWQELHDRVKEKDPEFLLLDETIPYIADFHNGMFDMHFDTTLYFTMRQVGDGNMPAEGILDAVDQRAEVGFPPHASFMLYIENHDETRYIVECGDDAAMAAAGALFTLPGVPMLYGGQELGQRGRRDAIAWDHAREEIQEHYKRLIEVRNETPALGYDGAYRRIDYESDTDRAVAFLRELDGEAYVCVLNFGSDPATVTLDDREVESVDLVTGEDAATAEGLEVDHVAVFPVN
- the gghA gene encoding glucosylglycerol hydrolase, which produces MTTDAGVRLLDEPTDELLAWHRETAAAHDDPFEAAKRLTERLGAHVVRDGSDATVADDGTGTHDGTDETRTEVGFWTPELLEDGVPAEDVFLEVLTPDADVDPGETDVREVRFRRDRVPLRREGEYHWGVVAGMRAGTRERLGSLYRLVYRENGSRNDGRDDGGGWETVADSLAYSVPFGAFAPAELYDVERLDETRADRDYFASLGTDEERVSTTDHDGLPRIDPAASVLEIHPGTATESGSLAGLADVYEDIGEKLRADEPLAPWERNFAGYDGIQLMPVEPLTENPETHEFWSVADETEDELLVAVGRPDALNWGYDIVVSAFSAPNPAILESGRPDELVDFIAACHALPRPIRVVFDVALGHADDRGAELLDDRYVLGPGMYGKHLDYTEPTARAVILEMQRRKMDFGADGIRVDGAQDFTSHDPETGEMYHDDAFLAEMDAVTQEVAGTEYRPWMIFEDGRPWPREDWELASSYRALIEQHPHSFQWSPVTFAHNTPALLTFWATKWWRVREVAEFGGHWLTGVANHDTVRRGTQIDPTVAFNQSPVNPYLGDDYPETLDAAYDNPAAATLFHCFLPGVPMDFVHANMRAPWGFVRDTDPEWNVKVVAEEANFLYWQLGDEKFDDPTQFRRVKDLGFDSLDSLHSFMDALAASVEATEYDLDAMAAMLSALDNPLGGGDGENGNLSATDLDAYADAWMRDVYEFANLAHWRDGQDDDRTANRLAVREFRHDRPWLREDLRDGDYFTYRHPTEGTVLYYGFRESPDRDEQLLFAANMEGVPVEVSPDSLAADAAGDANAPPIPTDGWEPALTAPDVDAGTDVTLANADAIVWRREP
- a CDS encoding HPP family protein; protein product: MPLNGPTFGLPDPVTVGVRATLLLAIAGATAWITGIPALFPSLGPSAFVLAARDQGPTPRTVLGGHAVGVVCGLLAYTAAAAVFSVPSTPLDFHPPWLVVSGVVAVGLTSSGMLAVDAVHPPACATTLIVALGLMSTLSEAALVLPAVASLLVVDRFTSRIHLPF
- a CDS encoding DEAD/DEAH box helicase, whose product is MNELVAWLRDRPYYDGQIRDHRRVPARDPEFAETTLEPRLESALADRGIDRLYRHQVEAVEGVRDGENVVLATQTASGKSLAYTVPAFERAMDHGGRTLYLGPQNALVADQEETLSDLAHGLGFGSRVSVEQYTGRLSKTEKQDVRDRRPTVLLSNPDMLHYALLPHAHRLWEWFFSSLETVVIDEVHGYRGVFGSHVALTLRRLNRVCERFGSDPQYVCCSATIGNPVEHAARITGKGEDTFRLVDEDTSGTGATHWVLWNPPEYEGDRGGSGRRRSSHVETKNLFADLLSRGHQTLAFTRARQAAERYASESASELRERGQTEAAAGVAAYQAALKHEKRREIEAGLHDGSVTGVWSTNALELGVDVGGLDAVLIDGYPGTRMSAFQQAGRAGRGSDDALVILVGGEDQLDQYLVRHPEEFWDGEPERAVCNPENEELLPAHLKSAAAENWLKPDDDRHFGPTTPDVVAELESAGSLERRDTADGVRWTHSGGGSPQHEMSLRTIESREVDLLDGRSNEVIASLSFGDALRDAHPGAIYHHQGQSYEVSELDLDRDVATLQPTWADYYTRVLHDKEITVEADVKSKPLDARPDTEVRFAEVTMRKRITGFERRDPKRGEAIGRESLDLPETTLRTKALYYTVPDGVEREMRAIGEQTREDGAGQYDLSGGEYGFGGGIHAAEHGMISLFPLSFLCDRGDIGGLSTPHHPHTDRATVFVYDGHPGGVGLTESGYGEVETLLRRTHELIRDCDCEDGCPACVQSPQCGNANDPLSKAEAVYLLAALSGREA
- a CDS encoding DCC1-like thiol-disulfide oxidoreductase family protein, encoding MSEYESVLVYDGECPYCSVAARALRELEDVGAISWYDDAAQSFLERQFGEAPFAMFLVDRREGRVYAGRSAAEELAERAGTPGLVSSLVRDNYERIAKVVGAASGRGRDPDDYHEAYDLTDDAAARFDALVDAAAERPAAL